The following proteins are encoded in a genomic region of Garra rufa chromosome 22, GarRuf1.0, whole genome shotgun sequence:
- the zbtb4 gene encoding uncharacterized protein zbtb4, which produces MKHRNKHMRGDRMGEGTEEADGAKTTRISLSFPLSAGLPGFSAQKHCSSSHPTSSTDVHDRDGSDGTVWMGEASRDKQLSKTSSKNDRLPRTSSSFPVDLTAPVSKNCKSSLSFSVDGSGSRYPTSHLQHSSKMDYSKETAGVGLNNGYKEHSTTETAHILFNLSARAYQDQGVKDPESSKGKKRKANSLHVELSLPLPSINPHSSSSTPPPPTSPSSVCLTSSPLTIPTPSFHDSFRAVPKPELLCGVCHRLFSTASSLTVHMRLHRGGRVLSCRHCGKAFIHNKRLQSHEATCRQGLPAFPVPPKEEPLEEGEVEGERADEDAEQEQLGQGTRPGRPIKKVRDLHARHAETLTCGDAQGEEDHFVKVVDGHIIYFCSVCERSYMTLSSLKRHSNVHSWRRKYPCHYCDKVFALAEYRTKHEVWHTGERRYQCIFCWEAFPTYYNLKTHQKAFHGINPGLISSEKTANGGYKQKVNALKLYRLLPMRSLKRPYKTYSQPMADGLLTSDSSVTLPLSIDDSLPQPLDTKKLESFLKDLQTPDIKTEPEGFPIRVGVEQSKNLASPQTEAEAIETEESDLWQSDSTSGKSKTPKCPEGAVSSVIAFAHSKPSVIMHSAAVSSSVIVHRNKMNSEERKRSPEKHLMAKTGQKQIKKHSQREHTEAYREWDAVSVDREASKIRQPTEKLHKGRKVHNKAESSKTIPLAVGSEVKGSGPLCQITVRIGEEAIVKRSISETDLRRDKSPTHSKPKKGNLSQEDQREQRHTNHHQRKHRNSSQKGKEGESKWKNPKLKGKVRKYFFRQEVREDRNDHDMEDNLWRPYYSYKPKRKALHMQGAKAWKRKLHYKRSLRPMRRAERLMKNLNKETDFEDADEGEERRQKVKKERREVSDPQKTELKEMSHLCPVSSRTEQKEKEKGTHGKPDLPLPSSVSQATINPQNSASSIIKQRWSEDQASECGTCGRWFSSPRKRDKHELTHLFEFVCMLCRAPFPSQSKLEEHQRTQHPKNKPLSAPTFFASQSSRNEVEMKADENGVDGRSIEKGSPVRLGRRPLIRYTCSHCDKVCKTSAALNCHLKRHELGSSTEVEDTQEKQDMPSCAPIAVETTPSKGLDTNCEPVQPVSVIYYSKPDSQITDNQLGEKMEEHQRVRNCESPKVAANDKVHSPLCAQFSQVMHSPTLERYNVISPNLPSVLVMNGAECLDYRTPEKRNLDTLDQQKRSPTPSDRQIQVSQMLTEPQIRRDTTPSGPISLKTGRGYVFREGDNIPNEDFSDLQDAQDLRIFPQSSSQAQDLSMPTILAKKKELDQQIKHPSNISKEQFCNEVSLLVPKEEPLSPIPSPTCSVIQTTPKGPSQRYLKSPCHSPGPLDLQLRPQVEHSQLHRGRHNTEKQGLMFPANSARMSETPPSHNLLHPQVPIAEPESKDNTSVTSTEHHRGSGYPVRELTLPLVIPGGYCSGKKQDEQILMSYPAGPLPFPPLGKIVPHSDSTKLPFYPDPYHLLYGPQLLPYPYNLAALPMALNMMASGDKEPLPFLPFFNYAAAAAPLTGTVPHPLVVNPSLYNSGGSSSTKQDTP; this is translated from the coding sequence ATGAAACACAGAAATAAACACATGAGAGGAGACAGGATGGGAGAGGGCACGGAGGAGGCGGACGGTGCCAAAACGACGAGAATATCGCTCAGTTTTCCCCTCAGTGCTGGATTGCCTGGCTTTTCTGCGCAGAAGCACTGCTCCTCATCCCACCCCACTTCCTCCACTGACGTCCATGACAGAGATGGCTCAGATGGCACGGTGTGGATGGGGGAGGCATCCAGAGATAAACAATTATCGAAAACGTCATCAAAAAATGACCGTCTGCCACGCACTTCCTCTTCCTTCCCTGTCGATCTAACTGCTCCAGTCAGTAAGAACTGCAAGTCATCTTTGTCCTTTTCTGTTGATGGAAGTGGTTCCAGATACCCAACGTCTCACTTACAACACTCTAGCAAAATGGACTATTCAAAAGAGACAGCTGGGGTTGGTCTCAATAATGGGTACAAAGAGCATTCGACAACAGAGACGGCACACATCCTTTTCAACCTCAGCGCAAGAGCCTACCAGGACCAAGGTGTGAAGGATCCCGAGAGTTCAAAAGGCAAGAAACGCAAGGCAAACAGCCTCCATGTTGAACTGAGCCTTCCTCTCCCTAGCATCAACCCTCACTCGTCCTCATCGACCCCTCCTCCTCCTACTTCGCCCTCGTCTGTCTGTCTAACTTCCTCCCCCTTGACTATCCCCACACCATCTTTCCATGACTCCTTTAGGGCAGTGCCGAAGCCAGAACTACTGTGTGGGGTGTGCCACCGTCTGTTCAGCACTGCCTCGTCCCTCACTGTCCACATGCGTCTCCATCGGGGGGGACGAGTACTCAGCTGCCGCCACTGTGGCAAAGCCTTCATCCATAATAAAAGACTGCAATCCCATGAGGCCACCTGCAGGCAAGGGCTGCCAGCTTTTCCAGTGCCACCCAAAGAAGAGCCCCTGGAGGAGGGTGAAGTGGAGGGGGAGAGAGCAGATGAGGATGCAGAGCAAGAACAGCTTGGACAAGGAACAAGGCCTGGCCGGCCTATAAAGAAAGTGCGAGACCTTCACGCCCGTCATGCTGAAACACTGACTTGCGGGGATGCCCAGGGGGAAGAGGATCACTTTGTAAAAGTGGTGGATGGACATATAATTTACTTTTGCTCTGTGTGTGAACGCTCTTACATGACTTTGTCCAGCCTGAAGCGACACTCCAATGTGCATTCGTGGCGCCGGAAGTACCCCTGTCATTACTGCGACAAGGTTTTTGCTCTGGCAGAGTACCGCACCAAACATGAGGTGTGGCATACGGGTGAAAGGCGCTACCAATGCATCTTTTGCTGGGAGGCATTTCCTACTTACTACAACCTTAAAACACACCAAAAGGCGTTCCATGGTATCAATCCTGGATTGATCTCAAGTGAAAAAACGGCCAATGGTGGCTACAAGCAGAAGGTCAATGCCCTTAAACTGTACCGCCTGCTGCCCATGCGATCTCTGAAGCGACCTTACAAAACATACAGTCAGCCAATGGCTGATGGACTACTCACTTCTGATTCATCAGTAACCCTGCCTTTATCTATAGACGACAGCCTCCCACAACCCCTGGACACTAAGAAATTGGAGTCTTTCCTGAAAGATCTTCAAACCCCAGACATCAAGACAGAGCCTGAGGGATTTCCTATCAGGGTGGGTGTTGAGCAGAGTAAAAATCTAGCTTCACCTCAAACAGAAGCAGAAGCAATAGAGACAGAGGAGTCGGATTTATGGCAGTCAGATAGTACCAGTGGAAAAAGCAAAACTCCAAAGTGCCCAGAAGGAGCTGTCTCTTCAGTAATTGCATTTGCACACAGCAAACCCTCTGTCATCATGCACAGCGCTGCAGTTTCTTCCTCTGTCATTGTTCATAGAAACAAGATGAACTCTGAGGAAAGAAAAAGAAGTCCAGAAAAACATCTAATGGCAAAAACAGGTCAAAAACAGATAAAAAAACATAGCCAGAGAGAGCACACAGAGGCATACAGGGAGTGGGATGCTGTCAGCGTGGACCGAGAGGCCTCAAAAATCAGACAGCCAACGGAGAAACTTCACAAGGGACGAAAAGTTCACAATAAAGCAGAGTCAAGTAAGACAATTCCTTTAGCAGTGGGTTCAGAAGTCAAAGGCAGCGGTCCACTTTGTCAGATTACTGTGCGCATAGGGGAGGAGGCCATTGTCAAACGGAGCATCTCTGAAACAGATCTAAGGAGGGACAAAAGCCCTACACACAGCAAACCCAAAAAGGGCAACCTTTCGCAGGAGGACCAGAGAGAGCAGCGGCACACCAATCACCACCAACGTAAACACCGTAACTCCAGTCAGAAAGGAAAGGAGGGGGAGTCCAAATGGAAAAACCCTAAACTGAAAGGCAAGGTGAGGAAATACTTCTTCCGGCAGGAGGTCAGGGAGGACAGAAATGACCATGACATGGAGGACAACCTATGGAGGCCTTACTATTCTTACAAACCCAAGCGAAAGGCCCTTCATATGCAAGGGGCTAAAGCCTGGAAGCGCAAATTGCACTACAAACGATCCCTGAGGCCTATGAGGAGAGCTGAGAGACTCATGAAGAATCTGAATAAAGAAACTGACTTTGAAGACGCAGACGAGGGAGAGGAGAGGAGACAGAAAGTAAAGAAAGAGCGGAGAGAAGTTAGTGATCCACAGAAAACTGAACTCAAAGAAATGTCACACTTATGTCCTGTCTCTTCAAGAACAGaacaaaaggaaaaagaaaagggAACTCATGGAAAGCCTGATCTTCCTCTCCCTTCATCTGTTTCACAGGCTACAATCAATCCTCAAAACTCAGCGTCCTCTATCATCAAACAAAGATGGTCAGAAGATCAGGCTTCTGAGTGTGGAACATGTGGGCGATGGTTCTCCAGCCCACGGAAACGAGACAAACATGAGTTGACACATCTCTTTGAGTTTGTGTGTATGCTTTGCAGAGCTCCATTCCCATCACAGTCCAAACTAGAGGAACATCAGAGAACTCAGCATCCCAAAAACAAGCCCCTTTCTGCCCCTACTTTCTTCGCTTCCCAGTCATCAAGAAACGAGGTGGAAATGAAAGCGGATGAGAATGGAGTGGATGGACGTTCCATAGAGAAAGGCAGTCCAGTACGCTTGGGCAGGAGGCCTTTAATCAGATATACATGCTCACATTGTGACAAGGTCTGCAAAACCTCTGCTGCACTTAACTGTCACCTCAAGCGACATGAGTTAGGCAGTTCAACCGAGGTTGAAGACACACAGGAAAAGCAAGATATGCCAAGTTGTGCACCTATTGCAGTGGAGACTACACCAAGCAAAGGTTTAGACACCAACTGTGAGCCAGTACAGCCCGTGTCTGTCATATATTACTCCAAACCAGACAGTCAAATCACTGACAACCAACTGGGTGAGAAGATGGAAGAACACCAAAGAGTCAGAAATTGTGAAAGCCCCAAAGTGGCAGCCAATGACAAAGTCCACAGTCCACTGTGTGCACAGTTTTCCCAAGTTATGCACAGCCCCACTTTAGAAAGGTATAACGTCATCTCTCCTAACCTCCCTAGTGTACTAGTAATGAATGGTGCAGAGTGCCTAGACTACAGGACACCAGAGAAACGGAACTTAGACACACTAGATCAGCAGAAGAGAAGCCCAACGCCAAGCGACAGGCAAATCCAAGTTTCTCAAATGCTGACAGAGCCTCAGATTAGAAGAGACACAACTCCATCTGGACCCATATCACTAAAAACAGGCAGAGGTTATGTGTTTCGAGAAGGTGACAATATTCCAAATGAAGATTTCAGTGATTTACAAGATGCTCAGGATTTAAGAATCTTTCCTCAATCCAGCAGCCAAGCCCAAGACTTATCCATGCCAACAATACTGGCAAAAAAGAAGGAGCTTGATCAACAGATTAAACATCCATCCAACATCTCAAAGGAACAGTTTTGTAACGAGGTGTCGTTGCTAGTACCCAAAGAGGAACCACTCAGTCCTATACCATCTCCTACATGCTCTGTCATTCAAACCACTCCAAAAGGACCTTCTCAAAGGTATTTAAAGTCACCTTGTCACTCTCCAGGACCCTTGGACCTACAGTTGCGCCCACAGGTGGAGCATAGCCAATTGCACAGAGGAAGGCACAATACAGAAAAACAGGGTCTTATGTTTCCAGCGAATTCAGCTAGGATGAGCGAAACTCCTCCATCCCACAACCTGCTACATCCCCAAGTGCCCATAGCAGAGCCTGAATCAAAGGACAACACCTCTGTCACTTCTACAGAACACCACAGAGGCTCAGGCTACCCTGTCCGGGAGCTTACTCTTCCCTTGGTCATACCTGGGGGGTACTGCTCCGGTAAGAAACAGGACGAGCAAATCctgatgtcttaccctgctggaCCCCTACCCTTTCCGCCACTCGGGAAGATCGTACCCCACTCTGACTCCACTAAACTGCCCTTTTACCCCGACCCCTATCACCTACTGTATGGCCCACAGCTACTGCCATACCCCTATAACCTTGCTGCCCTTCCAATGGCTCTGAATATGATGGCATCAGGGGACAAAGAGCCCTTACCCTTCTTGCCTTTTTTCAATTACGCCGCCGCTGCTGCCCCTTTAACGGGCACAGTGCCCCATCCTTTAGTGGTGAACCCCAGCCTATACAACAGTGGCGGCAGCAGTAGCACAAAGCAGGACACCCCATAA